The following nucleotide sequence is from Populus trichocarpa isolate Nisqually-1 chromosome 11, P.trichocarpa_v4.1, whole genome shotgun sequence.
TAATCCCGAGCTGATAATACGATTCTCCACATGGCTACTGTACTTGAATCCCTCACCGCTCCTTCTCGCTCTTCTGCTGTCTTGCCTAAACCTACTACTACGCTTGTCACTGCTTTTGCTTCAACTATTAATCGGAGATCGCTTCGCTTCCCACAACTCAAAGGCCTTAAGATTCACTTTCATTCTTCATCGACTGTAAATCGCTCTCTCGGATCGGTGAGTCAGAGTAGTTCTAGACTCGCTTGTGCTGGAAGGATCGTTTGTGAAGCGCAGGACATTGCTGTTAAAGGTCCAGATCATAAATCCCATctttcgttctttttttttatttgtgatttttaatattttaatatttttattttttaatataaaattgtaaatttagATATTGAAGTCATAAATAAGGGTTTACTATTAAATAATTggaattaattattatgtagaAATGGCTCACATCTCTTTGTGTTGGAACCGCAGTGCCCGCTGTTACTGATGCAACATGGAAGTCACTTGTGCTGGAATCGGAATCCCCTGTTCTGGTTGAATTCTGGGCTCCATGGTGTGGTCCGTGCCGGATGATTCACCCTGTAATTGATGAACTGGCAAATCAATATGCTGGAAAGCTCAAGTGCTACAAGCTTAACACTGACGACTGTTCTTCAATTGCAACTGAGTATGGGATTCGAAGCATTCCCACTGTTATCATCTTTAAAAATGGTGAGAAGAAAGAGGCCATTATTGGTGCTGTTCCCAAAACTACCTTAACCACCAGTATCGAGAAATTCTTGTAATGCAGGTGGTAAGTCACAGAAgcagcatttatatatattatctgcCCTTGTATAGTTATCAGATGCAGCTGTATTTTCTGTTTTCTCTAGATAATCTCGGTAACCATATGTGTCTTGTCTAGTTGAATGCCTGTTTAGTAGCTTCTTTTTGCACAATGTAGATTAATCTGCAAATTATTGGCTTATCCTTCTTTACATGCCTCATGAAGTTGGTTCAGCTAATCAATAATTGACACAAGCCTTTCAGTCTATGCGGTTCCATTATATTACCAATGCAGATTGGTTTGAAAGGcataaaatttcagtttttgatttttgtttgattttttgtttagcTGAGGAAACCAATATGACTGAAATGATTTTTAGTCATCTCCTATGACACACATACAGAGAACTATATGTACAAGATTTGCATGAGTCGACCAAATTTTTTGAAACCAGCCTGGTCATACCATTCACTGAATCAAAATGCTCGGCCAGAGATCTTGGGGAGCTGGAGCCAATGTCTCAATAGG
It contains:
- the LOC7462339 gene encoding uncharacterized protein LOC7462339, whose protein sequence is MATVLESLTAPSRSSAVLPKPTTTLVTAFASTINRRSLRFPQLKGLKIHFHSSSTVNRSLGSVSQSSSRLACAGRIVCEAQDIAVKVPAVTDATWKSLVLESESPVLVEFWAPWCGPCRMIHPVIDELANQYAGKLKCYKLNTDDCSSIATEYGIRSIPTVIIFKNGEKKEAIIGAVPKTTLTTSIEKFL